The following coding sequences lie in one Mycobacterium sp. DL440 genomic window:
- a CDS encoding cytochrome c oxidase assembly protein — MTSAGPVAASGLRTSAVWPVLVGVGVLAGAVAAGIGALSLADALIATGLPDPGPVTTYGLPFVRAAGEIAAVVAVGAFLFAAFLVAPQTNGVLDVAGYRALRLGTAASGVWTVCAALLVPLTISDVSAQPLFDHLGLVDVWSAASLVEVSAAWRWTAILAAGVTIASLPVLRWGWTPVLLAGSLVTLMPLVLTGHSSAGGAHDLATNSLFIHLVAAALWAGGLLALLAHVIRAGGGADGSNTALAARRFSALALWCFIAMAISGVLNALVRIQLPDLVRTDYGWLVVGKVIALTLLGVLGWRQRRVSLTALAADPGARTPLIRLALTEAVLFGVTFGIAVGLGRTPPPPEPRVPSATEVAIGYDFAGPPTVARVLFDWRFDLLFGTAAIVAAVVYLAAVYRLRRRGDAWPVGRTFAWLLGCAALLFTTSSGLGRYMPAMFSMHMIAHMLLSMLVPVLLVLGAPVTLALRALPAVRRGSPPGPREWLLAALHSRVSQFLTQPIIATVLFVAGFYGLYFGGIFDAAVSNHAAHILMNVHFLVSGYLFYWVVIGVDPTPRPVPHLVKIGMVFASLPLHAFFGVVLMGMDTVLGESFYRSLQLPWHTDLLGDQHLGGGIAWAAGEVPLVIVMLALLIQWRRSDQRTAKRLDRAADRDDDADLAAYNAMLAEMARRGRPSG, encoded by the coding sequence ATGACTTCTGCCGGCCCGGTGGCCGCATCCGGCCTGCGCACCAGCGCGGTGTGGCCCGTACTGGTCGGTGTGGGCGTGTTGGCCGGGGCAGTGGCCGCAGGTATCGGCGCGCTGTCGCTGGCGGACGCGCTGATCGCCACCGGCCTGCCCGACCCCGGCCCCGTCACCACCTACGGCCTGCCGTTCGTCCGGGCCGCCGGCGAGATCGCTGCCGTCGTCGCAGTAGGGGCCTTCCTGTTCGCGGCGTTCCTGGTGGCACCGCAGACCAATGGTGTGCTGGATGTGGCTGGCTACCGGGCGCTGCGGCTCGGTACGGCAGCCTCGGGCGTGTGGACGGTGTGTGCCGCGCTGCTGGTCCCGTTGACGATCTCCGACGTGTCCGCACAGCCGCTGTTCGATCATCTCGGCCTGGTCGACGTGTGGTCGGCGGCGAGCCTCGTGGAGGTCTCCGCCGCCTGGCGCTGGACGGCGATCCTGGCCGCCGGCGTCACCATCGCGAGCCTGCCGGTGTTGCGGTGGGGGTGGACACCGGTGTTGCTGGCCGGATCCCTGGTGACCTTGATGCCACTGGTCCTGACCGGGCACTCGTCGGCCGGGGGCGCTCACGATCTGGCCACCAACAGCCTGTTCATCCACCTGGTGGCGGCCGCGCTGTGGGCCGGCGGACTGCTGGCGTTGTTGGCCCATGTCATCCGTGCCGGGGGCGGGGCCGACGGCTCCAACACCGCCCTGGCCGCGCGACGCTTCTCGGCGCTGGCGCTGTGGTGTTTCATCGCGATGGCCATCAGCGGGGTGCTCAACGCACTGGTGCGGATCCAGCTTCCCGATCTGGTGCGCACCGACTACGGCTGGCTCGTGGTGGGCAAGGTCATCGCGCTGACCCTGCTCGGTGTGCTGGGTTGGCGACAGCGCCGGGTAAGCCTGACCGCCCTGGCCGCCGACCCCGGCGCGCGCACACCCCTGATCCGGTTGGCGCTGACAGAGGCCGTGCTGTTCGGCGTCACGTTCGGCATCGCCGTTGGGCTGGGCCGCACCCCGCCGCCGCCGGAGCCGAGGGTTCCCAGCGCCACCGAGGTCGCGATCGGATACGACTTCGCCGGGCCACCGACAGTCGCGCGGGTGTTGTTCGACTGGCGGTTCGACCTGTTGTTCGGGACCGCGGCGATCGTCGCTGCGGTGGTGTACCTGGCCGCGGTGTACCGACTGCGCCGACGTGGCGATGCCTGGCCGGTGGGCCGCACGTTCGCCTGGCTGCTGGGCTGCGCGGCCCTGCTGTTCACCACGTCATCGGGGCTCGGCCGCTACATGCCGGCGATGTTCAGCATGCACATGATCGCCCACATGTTGCTGTCCATGCTGGTGCCCGTCCTGCTGGTGCTGGGAGCTCCGGTGACCCTGGCCTTGCGGGCGCTGCCCGCCGTGCGCCGCGGATCGCCGCCCGGCCCCCGGGAATGGCTCCTCGCCGCTCTGCACTCGCGGGTGTCACAGTTCCTGACCCAGCCCATCATCGCGACCGTGCTGTTCGTGGCCGGGTTCTACGGACTGTACTTCGGCGGCATCTTCGACGCCGCGGTCAGCAATCACGCGGCGCACATCCTGATGAACGTGCACTTCCTGGTGTCGGGATACCTCTTCTACTGGGTGGTCATCGGTGTGGACCCGACCCCGAGGCCGGTCCCACACCTGGTCAAGATCGGGATGGTGTTCGCCTCGCTCCCACTGCACGCGTTCTTCGGTGTGGTGCTGATGGGCATGGACACCGTGCTCGGCGAGAGCTTCTACCGGTCACTGCAATTGCCGTGGCACACCGACCTGCTCGGAGACCAGCACCTCGGTGGCGGCATCGCCTGGGCGGCCGGGGAAGTCCCGCTGGTCATCGTGATGTTGGCGCTGCTGATCCAGTGGCGGCGCAGCGATCAACGTACCGCCAAGCGGCTCGACCGGGCCGCTGACCGCGACGACGACGCCGATCTGGCGGCCTACAACGCCATGCTCGCCGAGATGGCGCGGCGCGGCCGTCCTTCCGGGTAG
- the ettA gene encoding energy-dependent translational throttle protein EttA — protein MAEFIYTMRKVRKAHGDKVILDDVFLNFLPGAKIGVVGPNGAGKSSVLKIMAGIDQPNNGDAFLQPGATVGILMQEPQLDETKTVRENVEAGVAIKAKLNRYNEVAELMATDYTDELMEEMGHLQEELDAADAWDIDSQLEQAMDALRCPSPDEPVTHLSGGERRRVALCKLLLSKPDLLLLDEPTNHLDAESVLWLEQHLANYKGAILAVTHDRYFLDNVAEWILELDRGRAYPYEGNYSTYLEKKAERLEVQGKKDQKLQKRLKEELAWVRSGAKARQAKNKARLDRYEEMAAEADKTRKLDFEEIQIPAPPRLGNLVVEVSHLDKGFEGRTLIKDLSFTLPRNGIVGVIGPNGVGKTTLFKTIVGLEQPDSGEVKVGETVKLSYVDQSRAGIDPKKNVWQVVSDGLDYIEVGHNEIPSRAYVSAFGFKGPDQQKPAGVLSGGERNRLNLALTLKEGGNLILLDEPTNDLDVETLSSLENALDQFPGCAVVISHDRWFLDRTCTHILAWEGDDDNEAKWYWFEGNFGAYEENKIQRLGAEAARPHRVTHRRLTRD, from the coding sequence ATGGCCGAATTTATCTACACGATGCGCAAGGTCCGCAAGGCGCACGGCGACAAGGTCATCCTTGACGACGTCTTCCTGAACTTCCTTCCGGGAGCCAAGATCGGCGTCGTCGGTCCCAACGGGGCCGGTAAGTCGAGTGTGCTGAAGATCATGGCCGGCATCGACCAGCCCAACAACGGCGACGCCTTCCTCCAACCCGGCGCGACGGTCGGCATCCTGATGCAGGAGCCGCAGCTTGACGAGACCAAGACGGTCCGCGAGAACGTCGAGGCCGGCGTGGCGATCAAGGCCAAGCTCAACCGGTACAACGAGGTGGCCGAGCTGATGGCCACCGATTACACCGATGAGCTCATGGAAGAGATGGGTCATCTGCAGGAGGAACTCGACGCCGCCGATGCCTGGGACATCGACTCCCAGCTCGAGCAGGCCATGGACGCGCTGCGCTGCCCGTCGCCCGACGAGCCCGTCACCCACCTCTCCGGCGGTGAGCGCCGCCGCGTGGCGCTGTGCAAGTTGCTGCTGTCCAAGCCGGATCTGCTGCTGCTCGACGAACCCACCAACCACCTCGACGCCGAGAGCGTGCTGTGGCTCGAACAGCACTTGGCCAACTACAAGGGCGCCATCCTCGCGGTCACCCACGATCGCTACTTCCTCGACAACGTCGCCGAGTGGATCCTCGAGCTCGACCGCGGCCGCGCCTACCCGTATGAGGGCAACTACTCGACCTACCTGGAGAAGAAGGCCGAGCGCCTGGAGGTGCAGGGCAAGAAGGACCAGAAGCTGCAGAAACGGCTGAAGGAAGAGCTGGCCTGGGTGCGTTCGGGTGCCAAGGCCCGGCAGGCCAAGAACAAGGCACGTCTGGACCGCTACGAGGAGATGGCCGCTGAGGCCGACAAGACTCGCAAGCTCGACTTCGAGGAGATCCAGATCCCGGCGCCGCCGCGGCTGGGCAACCTTGTGGTCGAGGTCAGCCACCTCGACAAGGGCTTCGAGGGCCGCACGCTCATCAAGGACCTGTCCTTCACGTTGCCCCGCAACGGCATCGTCGGCGTCATCGGTCCCAACGGTGTCGGTAAGACCACGCTGTTCAAAACCATCGTCGGCCTCGAACAGCCCGACAGCGGTGAGGTCAAGGTCGGTGAGACGGTCAAGCTGAGCTATGTCGACCAGAGCCGCGCGGGCATCGACCCGAAGAAGAACGTCTGGCAGGTGGTCTCCGACGGACTGGACTACATCGAGGTCGGCCACAACGAGATCCCGTCGCGGGCCTACGTGTCGGCGTTCGGTTTCAAGGGACCGGATCAGCAAAAGCCCGCGGGCGTGCTGTCCGGTGGTGAGCGCAACCGGCTCAACCTCGCCCTGACCCTCAAAGAGGGCGGCAACCTGATCCTGCTCGATGAGCCGACCAACGACCTCGATGTCGAGACGCTGTCCTCGCTCGAGAATGCGCTTGACCAGTTCCCCGGCTGCGCCGTGGTGATCAGCCACGACCGCTGGTTCCTGGACCGCACCTGCACGCACATCCTGGCGTGGGAGGGCGACGACGACAACGAAGCCAAGTGGTACTGGTTCGAGGGCAACTTCGGTGCCTATGAGGAGAACAAGATCCAACGTCTCGGTGCCGAAGCTGCGCGTCCGCACCGAGTGACCCACCGGAGACTGACCCGCGACTGA
- a CDS encoding single-stranded DNA-binding protein, with protein MFETPFTIVGNIITDPVRRRFGDQELYKFRVASNSRRRTSEGTWEHGNSLYVTVNCWGNLATGASASLMKGDAVVVVGHVYTSEYDDKEGVRRSSVEVRASAVGPDLSRCTAKIAPLPKPTAGPAPEPDGVTDGEIDDVETEPDEGELPLSA; from the coding sequence ATGTTCGAGACCCCGTTCACCATCGTGGGAAACATCATCACCGACCCGGTCCGGCGGCGGTTCGGCGATCAGGAGCTGTACAAGTTCCGGGTAGCCAGCAACTCGCGCCGCCGCACTTCAGAGGGCACGTGGGAGCACGGCAACTCGCTCTATGTCACGGTCAACTGCTGGGGCAATCTGGCCACGGGCGCCAGTGCGTCGCTGATGAAGGGTGACGCGGTCGTGGTGGTCGGGCACGTCTACACCAGCGAGTACGACGACAAGGAAGGCGTGCGCCGGTCATCGGTGGAGGTGCGGGCCAGCGCCGTCGGCCCCGATCTGTCCCGTTGCACGGCCAAGATCGCACCCTTGCCAAAGCCGACGGCGGGCCCTGCGCCCGAGCCGGACGGCGTGACCGACGGCGAGATCGACGACGTAGAAACCGAGCCGGACGAGGGTGAGCTGCCACTGTCGGCCTAG
- a CDS encoding NAD-glutamate dehydrogenase translates to MATEPGAVSGQGISGLADLQAPPEVVHRLALAFLSTYRAPQVDVLGIAATGPQAAGVAERLVSDGTVAAQYQLGSHRAPGETKVQVYPGDADSGPALQIITEQAAMLVDSVTVLLHRNGIAYPAIMNPVFRVRRDADGALLDFQPAAEATGGDGVDECWILVPVIGAAEGSALTEVVRLLPGVLAEARQIGMDSAAMGAALHALANDVATDVEGRFPNADRRDVAALLRWLSDGHFVLLGYQQCAISDGEASVDPASRLGVLKLREDVLPPLTAADDLMVLAQATMPSYVRYGANPYIVVVRESGAKVVEHRFVGLFTVAAMNANVLDIPLISRRVEEALAMARRDPSHPAQLLRDIVQTIPRPELFALSSKQLLDMALTVVDLGSRRRTLLFLRADQLAHFVSCLVYLPRDRYTTAVRLEMQDILVRELGGESIDYSARVSESPWAVVHFIVRLPDGTVSHTVDTSSENENRIQNLLTEATRNWGDRMTSAAAHAAVTPAAVEHYASAFPEDYKQAVAPADAIADIAIIEALQDNSVKLVFAEGGDDGLAQLTWYLGGQSASLSELLPMLQSMGVVVLEERPFTVRRADGLPVWIYQFKVARQRSLPAAPDAASREATAQRFADAVTAIWHGRVEVDRFNELVLRADLTWQQVVILRAYAKYLRQAGFPYSQSHIESVVNENPHTTQSLVQLFEALFDPSEDTAGTRDAQGAAAAVAADIDALVSLDTDRVLRAFATLIQATLRTNYFVQQPDSARQRGVVAMKLNPGLINELPLPRPKFEIFVYSPRVEGVHLRFGFVARGGLRWSDRREDFRTEILGLVKAQAVKNAVIVPVGAKGGFVVKRPPELTGDAAVDRDATRAEGVACYQLFISGLLDVTDNVDKGTGAVVTPPQVVRRDGEDAYLVVAADKGTATFSDIANEVAKSYGFWLGDAFASGGSIGYDHKAMGITAKGAWESVKRHFREMGVDTQSQDFTVVGVGDMSGDVFGNGMLLSKHIRLIAAFDHRHIFVDPNPDAARSWVERKRLFDLPRSSWEDYDKALISEGGGVFSRQQKSIPISPQARAALGLDADIEEVTPPALMKAILKAPVDLLWNGGIGTYVKAETEADVGDRANDQIRVCGNEVRAKVIGEGGNLGVTSLGRIEFDLAGGRINTDALDNSAGVDCSDHEVNIKILIDSLVTAGQIESGQRTELLLSMTDEVGALVLTDNKHQNDLMGTSRANAASMLSVHARMIKEFVANRGLNRELEALPSEKEIRRRIDAGIGLTSPELATLMAHVKLELKADMLASDLPDQEVFASRLPQYFPEKLREQFTGEIRIHQLRREIATTMLVNDLVDTSGISYAYRITEDVGVGPVDAVRSYVATDSIFGIGEMWRRIQAAGDAGVPVFVTDRMTLDLRRLVDRAGRWLLNYRPQPLAVGAEINRFAAKVSALRPHMPQWLRGDDKAIVEKEAGEFAAQGVPDDLAYAVATGLYRYSLLDVIDISDIVDREPAEVADTYFALMDHLGSDGLLTAVSRLSRDDRWHSLARLAIRDDIYGSLRALCFDVLAVGEPHETGEEKIAEWELTNSSRVTRARRTLTEIYQDGEQDLATLSVAARQIRSMTRTSGTGTTA, encoded by the coding sequence ATGGCGACCGAACCGGGAGCTGTTTCAGGGCAGGGGATTAGCGGCTTGGCTGACTTGCAGGCGCCGCCTGAGGTGGTCCACCGGCTCGCGCTGGCTTTCCTGTCCACCTACCGGGCTCCTCAGGTCGATGTGCTCGGAATCGCCGCCACCGGTCCTCAGGCCGCCGGTGTCGCCGAGCGTCTGGTCTCCGACGGTACGGTGGCTGCCCAGTACCAACTGGGCAGCCACCGGGCACCGGGGGAGACCAAGGTCCAGGTGTATCCGGGCGACGCCGACTCGGGCCCGGCCCTGCAGATCATCACCGAGCAGGCGGCGATGCTGGTCGACTCGGTGACAGTGCTGCTGCACCGCAACGGCATCGCCTACCCGGCCATCATGAACCCGGTCTTCCGGGTGCGCCGCGACGCAGATGGCGCGCTGCTGGACTTTCAGCCTGCGGCCGAGGCCACCGGAGGGGACGGCGTCGACGAGTGCTGGATCCTCGTCCCGGTGATCGGGGCGGCCGAAGGGTCCGCGCTCACCGAGGTGGTTCGGTTGCTGCCCGGCGTGCTCGCCGAGGCCCGCCAGATCGGGATGGACTCCGCGGCTATGGGCGCCGCGCTCCATGCCCTGGCCAACGATGTCGCCACCGACGTCGAGGGCCGGTTTCCCAATGCCGACCGCAGAGATGTCGCCGCACTCCTGCGCTGGCTCTCCGACGGGCATTTCGTGCTGCTGGGGTACCAGCAGTGTGCGATCAGCGACGGAGAGGCCTCCGTCGATCCGGCCAGCCGGCTCGGGGTTCTCAAACTGCGCGAGGACGTGCTCCCGCCGCTGACCGCCGCCGACGATCTGATGGTGCTGGCGCAGGCCACCATGCCGAGCTATGTGCGCTACGGCGCCAATCCGTACATTGTCGTCGTCCGCGAGAGCGGTGCGAAGGTGGTAGAGCATCGTTTTGTCGGCCTGTTCACCGTGGCCGCGATGAACGCCAACGTGCTGGATATCCCGCTGATCTCGCGGCGCGTCGAGGAGGCGCTGGCCATGGCCCGGCGCGATCCGAGCCACCCCGCTCAGCTGCTGCGTGACATCGTCCAGACCATTCCGCGTCCCGAACTGTTCGCGTTGAGTTCCAAGCAGCTGCTCGACATGGCGCTCACCGTGGTGGACCTCGGGTCGCGACGTCGCACCCTGCTGTTCCTGCGCGCGGATCAGCTGGCGCACTTCGTGTCCTGCCTGGTGTACCTGCCCCGCGACCGCTACACCACCGCGGTGCGCCTGGAAATGCAGGACATCCTGGTGCGCGAGCTCGGCGGTGAGAGCATCGACTATTCGGCCCGGGTCAGTGAATCACCCTGGGCGGTAGTCCATTTCATCGTGCGCCTACCCGACGGCACAGTCTCGCACACCGTGGACACCTCCAGCGAGAACGAGAACCGGATCCAGAACCTGCTGACCGAGGCCACCCGCAACTGGGGTGACCGGATGACCAGCGCCGCAGCACACGCGGCGGTCACCCCGGCGGCCGTCGAACACTATGCCTCGGCCTTCCCGGAGGACTACAAACAAGCCGTCGCGCCGGCGGATGCCATCGCCGACATCGCGATCATCGAAGCGTTGCAAGACAATTCGGTGAAACTGGTGTTCGCCGAGGGTGGGGACGACGGCCTAGCCCAGCTCACCTGGTACCTGGGCGGCCAGTCGGCCTCCTTGAGTGAACTGCTGCCGATGCTGCAGTCGATGGGTGTGGTGGTGCTGGAGGAGCGCCCGTTCACAGTGCGACGGGCCGACGGCCTGCCGGTCTGGATCTACCAGTTCAAGGTCGCCCGGCAGCGCAGCCTGCCCGCGGCACCCGATGCGGCTTCGCGCGAGGCCACTGCCCAACGATTCGCCGATGCGGTGACCGCGATCTGGCACGGCCGGGTCGAGGTGGACCGGTTCAACGAACTGGTGTTGCGCGCCGACCTGACTTGGCAACAGGTGGTGATCCTGCGCGCCTACGCGAAGTATCTGCGCCAGGCTGGTTTTCCGTACAGTCAGTCGCATATCGAGTCGGTGGTCAACGAGAATCCGCACACCACGCAGTCGCTGGTGCAGCTGTTCGAGGCGCTGTTCGACCCGTCCGAGGACACCGCGGGGACCCGCGACGCCCAGGGGGCAGCTGCTGCGGTGGCCGCAGACATCGACGCTTTGGTGAGCCTGGACACCGACCGGGTGCTGCGGGCCTTCGCCACCTTGATCCAGGCCACCCTTCGCACCAACTACTTTGTGCAGCAGCCAGATTCGGCACGGCAACGGGGTGTGGTGGCGATGAAGCTGAACCCCGGCCTGATCAACGAACTGCCTCTGCCGCGGCCCAAGTTCGAGATCTTCGTGTACTCGCCCCGCGTCGAAGGCGTGCACCTGCGGTTCGGGTTTGTGGCGCGCGGCGGGTTGCGCTGGTCGGACCGTCGCGAAGACTTCCGCACCGAGATCCTCGGCCTGGTCAAGGCCCAGGCCGTGAAGAACGCCGTCATCGTGCCGGTCGGCGCCAAGGGCGGGTTCGTGGTCAAGCGGCCGCCCGAGCTGACCGGCGACGCCGCCGTCGACCGGGACGCAACGCGCGCCGAAGGCGTTGCGTGCTACCAACTCTTCATCTCCGGGTTGCTCGACGTGACCGACAACGTCGACAAGGGGACCGGTGCCGTCGTCACGCCACCGCAGGTGGTGCGCCGCGACGGGGAGGATGCCTATCTGGTGGTTGCGGCCGACAAGGGCACGGCCACGTTCTCCGACATCGCGAACGAGGTCGCGAAGTCCTACGGGTTCTGGCTGGGCGACGCGTTCGCCTCGGGCGGTTCCATCGGTTACGACCACAAGGCCATGGGCATCACGGCCAAAGGCGCCTGGGAGTCGGTGAAGCGGCATTTCCGGGAGATGGGGGTCGACACCCAGAGCCAGGACTTCACTGTCGTCGGCGTCGGCGACATGAGCGGTGACGTGTTTGGCAACGGCATGCTGCTCTCGAAGCACATCCGGCTGATCGCCGCCTTCGACCACCGGCACATCTTCGTCGATCCCAACCCCGACGCCGCGCGGTCCTGGGTGGAACGCAAGCGCCTGTTCGACCTGCCTCGGTCCAGCTGGGAGGACTATGACAAGGCGTTGATCAGTGAGGGTGGCGGGGTCTTCAGCCGTCAGCAGAAGTCGATCCCGATCAGCCCGCAGGCCCGCGCCGCACTCGGGCTCGATGCGGACATCGAGGAAGTCACGCCGCCCGCTCTGATGAAGGCCATTCTCAAGGCTCCGGTGGACCTGCTGTGGAATGGCGGCATCGGCACCTACGTCAAAGCCGAGACCGAGGCCGACGTCGGCGATCGCGCCAACGACCAGATCCGGGTGTGCGGTAACGAGGTGCGGGCCAAGGTCATCGGCGAGGGCGGCAACCTCGGCGTGACGTCGCTGGGCCGTATCGAATTCGACCTGGCCGGCGGACGGATCAACACCGACGCGCTGGACAACTCCGCGGGTGTCGACTGTTCGGACCACGAGGTCAACATCAAGATCCTGATCGACTCGCTGGTCACGGCGGGTCAGATCGAGTCCGGTCAGCGGACCGAGCTGCTGCTCTCGATGACCGACGAGGTCGGGGCTCTGGTGTTGACCGACAACAAGCACCAGAACGATCTCATGGGCACCAGCCGGGCCAACGCCGCGAGCATGCTCTCGGTGCATGCCCGGATGATCAAGGAGTTCGTCGCCAACCGTGGGCTCAACCGCGAGTTGGAGGCGCTGCCCTCGGAGAAGGAGATCCGGCGCCGAATCGACGCCGGAATCGGTTTGACCTCACCGGAATTGGCCACCTTGATGGCCCACGTCAAACTCGAGCTCAAGGCCGACATGCTGGCCAGTGATCTGCCCGATCAGGAGGTGTTCGCGTCCCGGCTGCCGCAGTACTTCCCGGAGAAGCTGCGTGAACAGTTCACCGGTGAGATCCGCATCCATCAGCTGCGCCGGGAGATCGCCACCACCATGCTGGTCAACGATCTCGTCGACACCAGCGGGATCAGCTACGCCTACCGCATCACCGAGGACGTCGGGGTCGGCCCAGTCGACGCGGTCCGCAGCTACGTCGCCACCGATTCCATCTTCGGGATCGGTGAGATGTGGCGCCGGATCCAGGCCGCGGGCGACGCCGGGGTGCCGGTGTTCGTCACCGACCGGATGACACTGGACCTGCGCCGGCTGGTCGACCGGGCCGGGCGCTGGCTGCTCAACTACCGTCCGCAGCCGTTGGCCGTCGGCGCCGAGATCAACCGGTTCGCCGCCAAGGTGTCCGCCCTGCGCCCCCACATGCCGCAGTGGCTGCGCGGTGACGACAAGGCGATCGTCGAGAAAGAGGCCGGCGAGTTCGCCGCGCAGGGCGTCCCCGACGATCTGGCCTATGCGGTGGCGACGGGGCTGTACCGGTACAGCCTGCTCGATGTGATCGACATCTCCGACATCGTGGACCGTGAGCCCGCTGAAGTGGCCGACACGTACTTCGCGTTGATGGACCACCTCGGGTCGGACGGTCTGCTCACCGCGGTCTCCCGGCTGAGCCGCGACGATCGGTGGCATTCCTTGGCGCGGCTGGCGATCCGCGACGACATCTACGGTTCGCTGCGTGCGTTGTGCTTCGACGTGCTCGCCGTCGGGGAGCCCCACGAGACCGGTGAGGAGAAGATCGCCGAGTGGGAGCTGACCAACAGCTCCCGGGTGACCCGCGCCCGCCGCACGCTGACCGAGATATACCAAGATGGTGAGCAGGACCTGGCGACGCTGTCTGTGGCGGCGCGACAGATCCGCAGCATGACACGAACGAGTGGAACGGGAACGACTGCGTGA